The stretch of DNA GGAACACGCCGACGGCGGGAACCGACGCCGAGACGGATCGTCGTCACCGTTACCGGTGGTTCACCGGACCGACGTGGCGGACGCCGGCAACGACCGGGACGAGTCGCCGCGACGACCACCAACCACTATGTCAGGCGGCGGGCTATCCGTTTTCAATGGATCAGACGTTCGTCGACCTGTTGTCGGGGAATCTCGACCACGCCGCGGCGTTCGACGACCGGTTCGACGGCCTGCAGGCAGCACAGCATCCACACACCGTTACGGTCTGTTGCTCCGACTCGCGGGTCTTACAGGACCACATGTGGGGAAACGAGGATCCCGGTCGGATATTCACCTGTGGCAACATCGGCAACCGCGTCGTCCAGCGGACCGACGAGGGCGACGTCGTCTCCGGCGACGTCCTCTACCCGCTTGCCCACACGGGGACGGAGACGGCCGTGGTCGTCGGCCACACGGGTTGTGGGGCCGTCACCGCGACGTACGACGCCCTGACCGGTGAGGTAGCCGACCTGCCGGGCATCGAGGGCTGTCTCGACCTGCTGAAGCCCCTCCTCGAACCCGGCGTCGAGGCACTCCCGGACGGCCTGAGCCGGCCCGAGTCGATCAACCGACTCGTCGAGTACAACGTCGACCGGCAGGTCGGGACGCTCGTCGGGAGCGACGACGTGCCGCCCGAGGTGGAGGTAGTCGGCGCCGTCTACGACTTTCAGGACGTCTACGGCGGCGACCGGGGCGAGGTGCACGTCGTCAACGTGGACGGCGAGCGTGCCGTCGCCGACCTGCGGTCGGCGTATCCGGCGATCCAGGACCGAATCCGCCGGCTCTGGACGTACTGATACTGCCGGCTGTGACTCGACCGAGATAGCCGACAGGACGAGCCGTTACTTGGCGGCCCGCTTGAGGAACGTGAGCGCCGCACCCAGCAGCGTCACGTTCTGGAGAAAGGAAGTGAGTTCCTCGTCGCGCGAGTCCTCGTCGACGGCCCAGAAGTCGTGCATGACGGGCGTGACACCGACGAAGAACGTCGCGATGCTGGCCGCGGAGAGCTTGGGGAGCTTCCAGAGGGCGATGCCGAGGCTGCCGCCGAGGAGGAGGCCGCTCGACGCCGGCACGAGTGTTTCAGGGGACGGCACCCCTTTGTACTCCGCGTAGTCGATTCGGCCGTCGAGGTTGGTCAAATTTCGGAGCGCAAGGACCGCGAGCCCGCTCGCGAAGAGGAGGCGGCCGAGCAGGGGCGGCGGACCGTCGTTCGTGGAATCGTTTGCCATCGGTCCAAGGAAGCTTGCGAGCGGCTTAATCCTCACACATTCCGAAGCGCCTGCCGCTTCCGGCCCGCCGCACGCTACCGACTCTCCCGTTGCTCGACCTTGTTCAGGTAGTCAGCCGGTGTAACAGAGACAGCACATATTGCCGCTATCTGGTGAACGTTCCGGTGTTACCCTATTCCATCAACTCGGTTGGAGAGGTGGCACCGTTCTCCAGTAGTTCACCATCGAACGTGACCAGCGTGGCGTCGATATCCTCGGCGAGAGCGAGAAGAACGCAGTCGAGTGTGTACAGTAACGTATCTTGCTGCAGACTATACG from Haloplanus salinus encodes:
- a CDS encoding carbonic anhydrase — protein: MDQTFVDLLSGNLDHAAAFDDRFDGLQAAQHPHTVTVCCSDSRVLQDHMWGNEDPGRIFTCGNIGNRVVQRTDEGDVVSGDVLYPLAHTGTETAVVVGHTGCGAVTATYDALTGEVADLPGIEGCLDLLKPLLEPGVEALPDGLSRPESINRLVEYNVDRQVGTLVGSDDVPPEVEVVGAVYDFQDVYGGDRGEVHVVNVDGERAVADLRSAYPAIQDRIRRLWTY
- a CDS encoding DoxX family membrane protein, with translation MANDSTNDGPPPLLGRLLFASGLAVLALRNLTNLDGRIDYAEYKGVPSPETLVPASSGLLLGGSLGIALWKLPKLSAASIATFFVGVTPVMHDFWAVDEDSRDEELTSFLQNVTLLGAALTFLKRAAK